The Chamaesiphon minutus PCC 6605 DNA window GGATTTTAGAGGGTGTTTGAAAAGGGGGGTAGGTAGTAAGAAAGCTTTCAGGGTATAAGCTGAAGATACTTAGTCACAGCACCCTGAAAGAGATATGAGTAAAGCATACTCTAGTAACTTGACACAATGGCAGTGGGAATTAATCGAACCACTGTCTTGTCGCGCTTTTTACGGCGGGAAACCCGCCGAGCGCGCGCCGCTAATTCCATTAGCCAAACCAGGGGGTCGAGACCGACAGGTCGAGATCTGGTCAGTGCTAAATGCCATCTTCTACGTGCTCACACAAGGCTGCACATGGAGGAATTTACCAGGAGACTTCCCCGCATGGCAGACGGTGTATACCTACTCCCGAAACTGGCGGCTCGATGGAACATGGGTCACAATTCATGAGCGGTTAAGGGATTGGGTCAGAAGCGAACAAGAACGCAAACCAGATCCCAGTAAAGCCATTATTGACACTCAGAGTGTCAAAACAGCCGCAATGGTAAATCAATCAGTTGGTTATGATGCTGGGAAGCAAATTAAAGGACGTAAACGATTTGTGACCGTCGATACACTGGGATTAGTGCTATCGGTATTTGTGACCGCAGCTAGTCAGACTGAGCGAGAAGGAGGTAA harbors:
- a CDS encoding IS5 family transposase, yielding MSKAYSSNLTQWQWELIEPLSCRAFYGGKPAERAPLIPLAKPGGRDRQVEIWSVLNAIFYVLTQGCTWRNLPGDFPAWQTVYTYSRNWRLDGTWVTIHERLRDWVRSEQERKPDPSKAIIDTQSVKTAAMVNQSVGYDAGKQIKGRKRFVTVDTLGLVLSVFVTAASQTEREGGKVVLQRLKEKGKRIARLHTIWVDGGFTGDSFMMWVMDICHWVVRVVLRPQEQKGFVLLPKRSVVERTFGWLSWCRRLNRDHECLPATSETWIYIAMIRIMVRRLA